The sequence TATTTCTCAACATGCTGACCCTAGCTATTCAATGATTTTCCTGCATTAGCAAGGCGTAGGACCTCTTTTGCAGTCTCAGATAATTGGTACCGGTAATCACGCGCAAGTCGTTGCTCTTCTTCAACAACCCTCTGCATTTCCAACACCACGAAAATTGTTTCTGCTGCACGTGTCACGTTATCAGCTGCTGAAATAGTCAAATATTCTTGTGTTGCACCGTTTTTTACCACACTTCTAAAATCATCAAGTGTTTTTACTTTTGTGCCATTAATTTCATGTAATGTTGCACCGAGCGGCATATTGCGACCACGATACAACTGAGAATCAGGAAACACATGTGTAATAATAAGTACCGGTTCTGATTGATATTTTAATTCGCCATATTTACGCAAACCAGGAGCATGATCACCCAACATACGTACGTGATTAACGTTAAGTTCTTGCACAACCATACCACCAAAAATTTCATAATCAATTGGTTCATAACCAGGATACACAGAACGAATTGCTTGTGGTTCTGCCAAACTAAAATTTACGCTAAATATCTTTTTTTGTCCCTTACGATATACACCAATAGTCACCGTATCACCAATTGATAAACGCAACGGGTAATCAACTATGGATATTTTATCTTCACTCCATGGCACACTCATATCACCGTACATATCAACGGAATGTCCATTAATTTCATAAATCATATCACCACGCATAACACCTGCCTTTTCCAGTGGACTTCCTTTGACTGTTTCGATAACGTAACAACCACCGGGAAGTGGATTGCCTAAAAATTTGGTTAAGCTTTCGGTGCTATTATTAAACCGTACACCCAAGAATGGTTTGCGTAATATTTTAACTTCATACAAATCATTCAAAATTGTTTTGAGTGTATTAATCGGAATAGCATATCCAACATTTTGCGCTTCAGTAACACCTGATGAATTGACACCAATAACTTCACCACGCACATTAAGTAACGGCCCACCGGAACTACCTGGATTAATCGGTGCACTCATCTGAATTAAATGATGCTCATGACCGCTGATAATACCATTGGTACTCTTGAACGATTGTTGTCCCAATGGATACCCCACCGCCAAAACTTCATCAGAACGGCGAACTAGATCAGAATCACCCAGTGGTAAATAAGGAATGCCACCCAACTCCTTGGTGATAAGCTCACGACTTTCTTCTGTTACTCGTAACAATGCTAAATCACGTTCAAAACTTATTCCCACAACCTCCATATCAATAATGCGCTTGCCCAATGAAGGAACTTGTCCCCACACCGATTTTGCAGAATTAACTACGTGCGCATTGGTGATTAAATAACCTTGGTCATTAATAAAAAAACCACTACCACACGCAGTGCCTTGTTGAGGAGTTTTATATGGTTCTAAAAGATCAATTGCTGAAATTTGCACAAAAAGTTGTACAACGGTATCACGAATACGATCCTGAACAGGTCGCCATAATTGGGCACTAGAAACAAAACTTTCAACAACATGGGAATTGGTTTGATTTATGGGATTGAAAAGCGTTTTTTGCTGAGATTGTTCCCACTGGCTTTCAAGCCGAAGTTGATTTCTGTACAAAAACAAAACAAATGTACTAAAAAAGAGAATAATTCCTATCAATACACTCATTACTACACTGTTCTTAACTGACATGCGGTATAACCTTTTTTACTTAGATGATGCATACATACTCCCGCTCATCCTGAGCTCGTCGAAGGATAGTGTATAACATAATGGACAAAAACAAAACCAGACAAGCACTCCATAAAACTAATGAATTTGTCAAAATATCGCTAAGCAGCTATCCTAGTATTATTAATACGGTGTTCGATATGGCTTGATCCCCAGCTCCGTTCCTCTACGCCGGGGTCCCCGTGTAGAATGAAATGGAATGTGGGGAGAAAAGGATACGAACGAATAAAAAATTAAAGGACACATGTTATGTCATCCCAAAGACCAACACTAGAAGACATCGTTGCACTGTGTAAAAGACGCGGTTTTGTATTCCAATCATCAGAAATTTATGGTGGTTTGAATGGTATTTATGATTTTGGCCCTCTTGGCACAGTACTCAAAAATAACATCAGAAACGCTTGGTCAAAATCTATCATGTCTCCCGATAAAACAATTTTCTTTTTAGAAGGGTCTCTCCTTGGACCAGAAGCTATCTGGAAAGCATCAGGTCACGTTGATAACTTCCACGATCCTATGATTGATTGCACCAACTGTAAAAAACGTTTCCGTGCAGATGATCCTGACATTGATATCACTGGACCTTGCCCAAGTTGCGGCAAAAAAGCATGGACTGAAGTGCGACAATTTAACATGATGTTTAAAACACAACTTGGCGCCGTTGCAGATCACAGTGCAGTTGCATATCTTCGCCCCGAAACCGCCCAAGCTATTTTTATTAATTTTAAAAACGTAATGTCCTCAAACCGCGTAAAAATACCGTTTGGTATTGCACAAATTGGTAAATCTTTCCGCAACGAAATTACACCAAAACAGTTCCTTTTCCGCATGCGAGAATTTGAACAAATGGAAATGGAATGGTTCTGCACTCCAGAAAGTTCCAACGAATATTTTGATTATTGGTGCAAAAAGCGCCTTGAATTTTACAAAACAATTGGCATCAATACCAATTACATTCGTTTACGAGCACATGAAAAAGATGAACTTTCGCATTATTCATCGAACACAAGTGATGTTGAATACGAATATCCATTTGGCTGGAAAGAACTCGAAGGAATTGCACACCGTGGCGATTTTGACTTATCACAACACAGCAAGCATTCTGGAAAAGATTTATCAGTATTTGATGAAGAAACACAAAAATCATTTATGCCTAATGTTATAGAATGTTCAGTTGGTACTGATCGCCTATTCTTAACTTTACTTTTTGATGCATATTATGTTGATACATTAGGCGGAGAAGAACGCACAGTACTCAAATTGCACCCATCAATTGCACCAATTAAAGCCGCATTTTTGCCACTGACAAAAAAATTAAGTGATAACATGAAGCAACTTTATACCAACATAGCTCTTGCAGGCTTCCAAGTAGAATTTGATGAATCTGGATCAATTGGTAAGCGCTACCGCCGGCAAGATGAAATTGGTACACCACTTTGCTTTACGTATGATTTTGACAGCTTAAATGACAATTGTGTTACTGTTCGCGATCGCGATACTCTCAAGCAAGAACGTATTAATATTGAAAAAGTTGAATTATATCTTATTAACATGTTAAAACATAAATCATAAACAAATGCGTTCGTATCCTTCGACAAGCTCAGGACGAACGGGATTGGAACAATCTCGCGAGGTACTGAGCGCAACGTTTACTGCTGAGCCTGACGAAGCATCAGGACGAACGGGATTGGAAAAATCACGTGAAGTATACTGAGCGTAGCGTTTACTACTGAGCCTGATGAAGTATCAGGACGAACGGAATAGAATAAAAAACAATATAGATGAAATAAAAAATATAAATAAATCGATTCATTTTATGTTAAATTTAAAATCCGTTCGTCCTGAGCTTGTCGAAGGATACGAACTCAAAAATGTCTTGTTAGGTATTTATGAGTAAGAACAAATTAATTGATATATCTCCTGCACATATTATTCTTTTTTCATTTTTCGTACTTATTGTGTGCGGAGCGCTATTGCTTGCATTGCCAATAGCACATATCAAGCCAATGTCAGCCATTGACCTATTTTTCACTTCAACATCTGCAACATGTGTTACGGGACTTTTTACTATCCCACTAAATAATTTTACCTTTTTTGGCAAAGCAGTCATTTTGGGACTCATTCAAATCGGAGCTCTGGGACTTGCAACCATGAGTCTCTTTATTATTTCACTGTTTATTGATCTTGGCTTAGGAACACGGTTTATGGCAGGTCAATTGTTTGAACTTGATTCATGGGACAATATAAAAAGAATACTAATCTTTACGTTTGCTTCAACATTAACCCTTGAAGTTATTGGCGCATTATGTTTTTTTTCAATATTTAAAACAGAATATCCTTTGCATAGCGCAGTTTTTTATTCATTTTTCCATTCAATATCAGCTTTTTGTAATGCAGGAATATCATTCTTTCATTTTCTAACAGATCAAAACTTGCAGCACTACGCTACCAATTATATCTTTCTTGCAACAACAAGCATTTTAACATTCTTTGGTGGTCTAGGATTTATCACGTGGCACGAAATTATGTTACGTGGCCATGCTTATTTTTTCTCAAAAAAATCTTACCGATTCTCTTTACACAGCAAAATTATTTTATATGGCACCGCTGTTTTACTTGTAGTAGCAACTGTCGTATTTTTAGCACTAGAAAATGGTAATACCTTGCACAACCTTTCTGCACCACTCAAATGTGCCAATGCTATTTTCCATGCAATATCATTCAAAAGTTGTGGATTCGTTCTTGCAAATTTAACTGACTTTCATAGCGCAACAATTTTTTTCATCATGCTTATTGGACTTATCGGTTCAGCTCCAGGTTCAACGGGAAGTGGTATAAAAATTACTACTTTTGTTCTTTTTTTAAGCACAATCAGATCAGCAATTAATGGTAGATCATCAGTTGATGCATTTGAACGACAAATACCGTTTGATCAAGTATACAAAGCAATTGCAATCATATCGCTCAGTATTGGATGGATTTTATTCACTACATTCTGTTTGCTGATAACAGAAAAAAGTTGGAACTTTTTGGATATATTTTTTGAAACAATTTCCGCATTTAGCAATGTAGGATTCTCTCTTAAAGGAACAGAAAAACTATCTGATTTTGGTAAATTATTTATTATGGCAACAATGTTTATCGGCCGTATCGGTTCACTCACCTTTATTTTAGGCCTTAAATTGAGAGCAAGAAAAGAAACTATTGAATTTTCCTATCCTGAAGAACGAGTAATGCTTGGATAATGAAATTACAAGGAACCACATGAAATTTTGTGTCATTGGACTGGGACGATTTGGCTATCAAGTAGCAACAGTGTTATCAGAAAATGGAATGGAAGTATTAGCAATTGATAGCGATGAATCAATTGTCGCTTCAATTCGCGATTCTGTTGCGCATGCAATTGTTATGGACGTAAACGATGAAGCATCATTGCGCAGCATTGGTGTTGACGAAATTGATACAGTCATTGTTGCAATGGGTGAAGATAGCACACAATCAATTTTAATTACTGCACTACTCAAAAAACATCTTAAAACTCCCTACGTCATTACACGCGCAATTGATGATCTGAATAAAGAGATATTAACATTAGTTGGCGCAGATCGCGTCATTTTACCAGAAAAAGAAATTGGTATTCGTCTTGCAGATAATCTTAGTTCACCATTTATGGATGTTACACGTTTAGCAAAAAACTTCTGCGTAACAAATATTACCGCACCGCAACAATTTGTTGGCAAAAGTATTCAAGAGTTAGATCTTTTTAATAATTATGATGTTCACTGCATTGGCAAAAAAGAAGAAGAAAAAATTATTTCAATAGGCCCTGATTACATAGTAAAAGAATTGGATAAACTTGTTTGCGCAGGGCCCAATAAGAATTTGGAAAAATTAGCTAAGCTATAAAAAAGAGGCCATTTAAGGCCTCTTAATTTTTCATCCACCAACTGAAAAATATTATGCTATCATTTCGATACGCACAACAGTTTTTGGTTGACGATGTCCGTTTTTCACGCGTACTTTTTTACGTCTTTTAAATTTGAAAACGATCACTTTAGGATCTTTGGTTTGCTTAACGATTGTAGCAACAATTTTGCCATCTACAAAAGGCTGACCAATTTCAAAATTACCTTCATCCAACTTACGGAACAAAATTGAACCTAATTCAATCTTATCACCAGCTTCACCCTCTATTTTTTCAAGAGCAATAGTTTGGCCTTCAATAGCCTGATATTGTTTGCCGCCGTTTGCAAATATCGCGTACTTACCGTATTTTTCTTGTTGTACCATCCGATTTTCCCTAGACTATAACTTTAATTTAACCACGCCCATATCGAAATTTTCTCCGTATGGGTGCTCAATTTAACCCCATGTTTCATTACTTTTCACATGGGGACCCCAATTAAGATTCGAAATTAGGGATAAAAATGGAATTGAAATTGAGCTATTTTATTATTCAAACTATAACAAAAAAAGCCCCTACCGTCCAGCAAAAAGATACACTTTCATAGTTCCTTGTATTCCCACAGTAAATCAAACGCTTTTTTCGGTGACAAGGAGTCAAAATCAACACCTTCAAACAGAGCAATCATGCGCTGGACCTTATCATTTTCCTGTTGTAATCGCCGATTTTCCTCTTTGAGTGCTCTATTTTCTCCCCACATATCACCTTGATCATCAATTTCTTTGACCACAGGAACAATCCGCTCACCCCCATGGGCAAAAGACTCGACTAACACACACGACCGCTTAATCACCGCTGCTGGTAAATGAGCTAACTTGGCAACTTCAATACCAAAACTACCATCAGCAACTCCTTGTATGATGGTATAGAGAAAAATTATGCCACTGCTGGTTTTTTTGCTTGCTGCCTGATACACAGTAATTCCTGGAAAGGTCTGCTGCAAATAGGTCAATTCGTGGTAGTGTGTCGCAAATAAGCATCGCGCGCCGATACTAGTAAAAATATACTCAACAACCGCCTGAGCTATTGCCAATCCATCAAAGGTACTTGTTCCACGCCCAACTTCATCCAAAATAACCAAGCTTTTTGCGGTTGCTTGGGTGCATATCATTGCTGTCTCTTCCATTTCCACCAAAAAGGTACTTTTGCCTTCGGCAACGTTATCACTTGCTCCAAGGCGCGTAAAAATGCGATCCAACAGAGCAATATTAGCACTTTTTGCCGGCACAAATGAACCTATGTGCATCATAACAGACATCAAAGCAACTTGGCGTAAATAGGTAGATTTCCCACCCATATTTGGACCCGTGATAATCCACAACGATTGCTCATCAGTTAAATACGTATCATTGGGGATAAAAGTATTAGACAATACTTGTTCAACAACGGGATGACGACCTTTAACAATCACAATATCACGATTTTCATTACATTCAGGACGCACATAGCCATTATCATATGCTAAGTGCCCAAGTGATAGTAATGCATCAATATGCGCAATAGCGTGGGCTGATTTTCGTAGTAAGGCAATATGTTGTGCAACTTCATTTTTTATACTATCAAAAAGCGCTGTTTCGTAATTCACAATATCTTTGCGAGCAGCTTCAATTCCGTATTGCAAATTCTGTAATTCAGTAGTAATAAATCGCTCGCGTCCTACTAATGTTTGTAAACGACGATACCGCTCAGGAACTGCTGATAAATGTGCATTCGTTATTTCAATATAATATCCCTGAATTGCATTATAACGAATTTTTAACGAATTGATTCCCGTCGTTTTTTGTTCAGCAATTTCCAAATCAGTAATACGCTCATTACTGTTGTTTATTAACATTCGCATATGATCAAGTTTTTCATCAAATCCTTCTTTGATGATTGTATCTGCAGATGGCTCATCATGTAATGCTTGCAACAATAATTGTGATAATGTTTGAAATTCCCCCAAGTGATCTGCAATAACACGCATCAATAAAACATTTTTATGATGAAAAATAGTGCTTTTCAGTTGTGGAACAATAACAAGCATGCGTGATAATGCAATGTAATCAAACAATGATGCACGCTGCAGTGCAATACGCCCTATCACGCGTTCACAATCGCCAACGGCAAGTAGTAGTTGTTCTAGAGTGTTAACCAATGTAATATCGGTACAATACAACGCAATTACATCTTGACGCTGCACTATCGCTTCTTTTTTAACAAGCGGTCGTAAGATCCATTTTTTGATCATACGAGAACCCATTGCTGTTTTTGCCTTATCCATCACGCTAAACAACGTATTTTTGCTGGTGCCATCGTGCGCATTTTTCACCAGTTCCAAATTACGTTGCGTCGCCGCATCCATAATCAGAAAATCATCAGGCTTATAAAAAAAGATTGTATTGAACTGATCCAGTGATGATCGTTGATGCTTTGCCATGTATGCATAAAAATAGTACAAAGCTTGTCGCATCGCTTTATCCGCTTCTAGCTGCGCACATGTTGCTTGTGGAAACTGTTTTTTTGTCCACTGCGCAGCATCACTTTCAAGCTGTTGTTGTTCGTTACTATGGACAACGGTAGTAAAATATCCCAAGCGCTTAAAATATGATTGCAAATCTTTTGTTTGAGAATTTGCTGGAATTAAAATCTCATCAGGAAAGAAACGAATTAATTCTGATTCTAATAATTTTTCTGCACCAGCAGAAATTGTTGTTACAAAAATTTGCGCAGTTAATAATTCACTAAAAACTAATCCCCACGAATCTCCTGCAGGGTAGAATGAAAAAAGATATGATGCAGATCTGTCGTCTAATAATTTGGAATCAGTTAATGTTCCTGGTGTTAAAACCTGTTTTACACCACGCTTAACAATTGTTCCTGGTTTTGGATCTTCAAGTTGATCACAAAGTGCAACTTTAAATCCACCTTTAACCAATTTAGATAAATAATGATCAATTGCATGAATCGGTACACCACACAATGGAATAGGTTCGCCTTTATTTTTTCCTCGTGCAGTAAGCGCAATACCTAAAAATGCTGCTGCTTGTTTTGCATCATCAAAAAAAAGTTCGTAAAAATCACCTACTTGGAAAAAAAGAAGTGTATCGGAATAAT comes from Candidatus Babeliales bacterium and encodes:
- a CDS encoding TrkA family potassium uptake protein, which translates into the protein MKFCVIGLGRFGYQVATVLSENGMEVLAIDSDESIVASIRDSVAHAIVMDVNDEASLRSIGVDEIDTVIVAMGEDSTQSILITALLKKHLKTPYVITRAIDDLNKEILTLVGADRVILPEKEIGIRLADNLSSPFMDVTRLAKNFCVTNITAPQQFVGKSIQELDLFNNYDVHCIGKKEEEKIISIGPDYIVKELDKLVCAGPNKNLEKLAKL
- a CDS encoding trypsin-like peptidase domain-containing protein, whose amino-acid sequence is MSVKNSVVMSVLIGIILFFSTFVLFLYRNQLRLESQWEQSQQKTLFNPINQTNSHVVESFVSSAQLWRPVQDRIRDTVVQLFVQISAIDLLEPYKTPQQGTACGSGFFINDQGYLITNAHVVNSAKSVWGQVPSLGKRIIDMEVVGISFERDLALLRVTEESRELITKELGGIPYLPLGDSDLVRRSDEVLAVGYPLGQQSFKSTNGIISGHEHHLIQMSAPINPGSSGGPLLNVRGEVIGVNSSGVTEAQNVGYAIPINTLKTILNDLYEVKILRKPFLGVRFNNSTESLTKFLGNPLPGGCYVIETVKGSPLEKAGVMRGDMIYEINGHSVDMYGDMSVPWSEDKISIVDYPLRLSIGDTVTIGVYRKGQKKIFSVNFSLAEPQAIRSVYPGYEPIDYEIFGGMVVQELNVNHVRMLGDHAPGLRKYGELKYQSEPVLIITHVFPDSQLYRGRNMPLGATLHEINGTKVKTLDDFRSVVKNGATQEYLTISAADNVTRAAETIFVVLEMQRVVEEEQRLARDYRYQLSETAKEVLRLANAGKSLNS
- a CDS encoding potassium transporter TrkG, translating into MSKNKLIDISPAHIILFSFFVLIVCGALLLALPIAHIKPMSAIDLFFTSTSATCVTGLFTIPLNNFTFFGKAVILGLIQIGALGLATMSLFIISLFIDLGLGTRFMAGQLFELDSWDNIKRILIFTFASTLTLEVIGALCFFSIFKTEYPLHSAVFYSFFHSISAFCNAGISFFHFLTDQNLQHYATNYIFLATTSILTFFGGLGFITWHEIMLRGHAYFFSKKSYRFSLHSKIILYGTAVLLVVATVVFLALENGNTLHNLSAPLKCANAIFHAISFKSCGFVLANLTDFHSATIFFIMLIGLIGSAPGSTGSGIKITTFVLFLSTIRSAINGRSSVDAFERQIPFDQVYKAIAIISLSIGWILFTTFCLLITEKSWNFLDIFFETISAFSNVGFSLKGTEKLSDFGKLFIMATMFIGRIGSLTFILGLKLRARKETIEFSYPEERVMLG
- the rplU gene encoding 50S ribosomal protein L21; translated protein: MVQQEKYGKYAIFANGGKQYQAIEGQTIALEKIEGEAGDKIELGSILFRKLDEGNFEIGQPFVDGKIVATIVKQTKDPKVIVFKFKRRKKVRVKNGHRQPKTVVRIEMIA
- the mutS gene encoding DNA mismatch repair protein MutS, with the protein product MIKTQEHTPLMQQYLDIKIDYSDTLLFFQVGDFYELFFDDAKQAAAFLGIALTARGKNKGEPIPLCGVPIHAIDHYLSKLVKGGFKVALCDQLEDPKPGTIVKRGVKQVLTPGTLTDSKLLDDRSASYLFSFYPAGDSWGLVFSELLTAQIFVTTISAGAEKLLESELIRFFPDEILIPANSQTKDLQSYFKRLGYFTTVVHSNEQQQLESDAAQWTKKQFPQATCAQLEADKAMRQALYYFYAYMAKHQRSSLDQFNTIFFYKPDDFLIMDAATQRNLELVKNAHDGTSKNTLFSVMDKAKTAMGSRMIKKWILRPLVKKEAIVQRQDVIALYCTDITLVNTLEQLLLAVGDCERVIGRIALQRASLFDYIALSRMLVIVPQLKSTIFHHKNVLLMRVIADHLGEFQTLSQLLLQALHDEPSADTIIKEGFDEKLDHMRMLINNSNERITDLEIAEQKTTGINSLKIRYNAIQGYYIEITNAHLSAVPERYRRLQTLVGRERFITTELQNLQYGIEAARKDIVNYETALFDSIKNEVAQHIALLRKSAHAIAHIDALLSLGHLAYDNGYVRPECNENRDIVIVKGRHPVVEQVLSNTFIPNDTYLTDEQSLWIITGPNMGGKSTYLRQVALMSVMMHIGSFVPAKSANIALLDRIFTRLGASDNVAEGKSTFLVEMEETAMICTQATAKSLVILDEVGRGTSTFDGLAIAQAVVEYIFTSIGARCLFATHYHELTYLQQTFPGITVYQAASKKTSSGIIFLYTIIQGVADGSFGIEVAKLAHLPAAVIKRSCVLVESFAHGGERIVPVVKEIDDQGDMWGENRALKEENRRLQQENDKVQRMIALFEGVDFDSLSPKKAFDLLWEYKEL
- a CDS encoding glycine--tRNA ligase; this translates as MSSQRPTLEDIVALCKRRGFVFQSSEIYGGLNGIYDFGPLGTVLKNNIRNAWSKSIMSPDKTIFFLEGSLLGPEAIWKASGHVDNFHDPMIDCTNCKKRFRADDPDIDITGPCPSCGKKAWTEVRQFNMMFKTQLGAVADHSAVAYLRPETAQAIFINFKNVMSSNRVKIPFGIAQIGKSFRNEITPKQFLFRMREFEQMEMEWFCTPESSNEYFDYWCKKRLEFYKTIGINTNYIRLRAHEKDELSHYSSNTSDVEYEYPFGWKELEGIAHRGDFDLSQHSKHSGKDLSVFDEETQKSFMPNVIECSVGTDRLFLTLLFDAYYVDTLGGEERTVLKLHPSIAPIKAAFLPLTKKLSDNMKQLYTNIALAGFQVEFDESGSIGKRYRRQDEIGTPLCFTYDFDSLNDNCVTVRDRDTLKQERINIEKVELYLINMLKHKS